AAACATTTCCCGTAGGCTGTACTGCACTGGTAAGCCGAGCATAAAGCGGGTGCTGTTCTTGACCTTTTGCATGAACTTTGTCAAACATCTCAAAGCTGACGCCATAGTTGGTCGTGCAGAAATTCATAATCTCTTCATTGCTACCGGGTTCTTGCGCTCCAAAGTCGTTGCAGGGGAATCCTAGAACGCGCAATCCCCTATCCTGATACTTTTGGTTTAACTGCTCCAATCCTTTGTATTGAGGCGTGTAGCCGCACTGGGAAGCGACATTTACGATTAAAAGTACGTTTCCGCCGTACTCGGAAAGTTGTTTATCTTCACCGTTGATAGTTTTTACGGCGATGTCAGAGACTTTGCTGCTCATTAATTTCACTCCTATACACCCTGATTTAGGTGCGTTTTCCCTTATCTGCGGTTAGTGATATTGGATTCTTCTTCGTTAGGGACGGGCGTTTTTTGAAGGGCTGGCTTGTAATATTCTTGCCAAATTTCTAGGCTGAGGATACAGGTCATCAACCACACAATCCCTGCTGCATAGCCAGCGACGACATCTGTAGGCCAATGGACGCCGAGATAAAGGCGACTCAGACCAATACCCGTAACCAATAGCAGTGTCCCGGTAGCGATCGCGATGTGCCATCTACCCAACTGCTTGACCAGTAAATAGCCCAGTGCGCCGTAAACAACCATTGAAATCATCGCATGACCGCTGGGAAAGCTGTATTGACCCACATCAATCACCCGATCCCAAAGTGCCGGACGGGCGCGACCAAATACCACCTTGAGTAAATAGTTTAAGCCAACCGCACCCACTCCAGCGATCGCAAGTGTTATAGCTTGCCCTCGCCGACCGCCTCGGTACAGCCAAATCCCGAAGCCCAAGCAAATGACCAGCAACACCGTAGGTTCTCCCACAAATGTGAATCCCAGCATTAGCCGATCGAGCAGCGGCGCGTGCAGGCTTCTGATAGCCACTAGAATTGCCGTGTCAATGGCTTGGGTTTCTTTGTCTAAAACTTCGTCAGCAATTTGGGCAAATCCCCACAGCCCCAGAGCAGCAACAAACAGACCCGCCGCTGGAATCGTAAATAACAAGGGCAATATGTGCGATCGCCACCACTGCGGCAACGCGGAGATAACTCGCTTGGCAATTTCGCGCATGATTTGGCGGTTCTAATTTGCTAGAGGCTAGCCCAAGCTTGGGCAACGATGTCGCTAAGCCAGTGTCTTTGTGCCTGATCCAGCAGACTATCTTCTTCTAGCACTTGGGCGGTTAATTCGTCTAAAGACTGCCCCTCTTGACGGGCAATTTGAACGACTCCAGCGATCGCTGCCGCAACTAATTCTTCATCAACGGGCTTTTGCCGTAGGGCAACAATTTCTTGGGGACTGGCTGGGATGGGATAATTCATGGCGTAGGTCATAGTCTATGGGCGGGTTTAAAGGATTCATCGCTCAGGGCTTTCGTCGTGAGCGGTTCCCCGCCCGTCCAACAGTTGCACCCCTGTACATTAAGAAAATGAGAATTGTGTAAAGTTTTTTAATCAATTCTAAGCAATTCGTATCCGGAAGTTTAGCGTACTTTGACCCCGGTTCACTCTGTCTTTCTCAGGAATAGGTTCCCTAATGCAGATCGCCAATATGAGAGAAATACTTTACTTAGAAGTTCCTACCCCGGATATAGTCGCCGTCCGCACCTGGTTGCAACAGGAGTACAATCCAGCAGCAGGGGAGAAACTGCTCACGCCCGACGGTATCAGGCTGCAATTTTCCGATCCTGGGAGCCTTAGGAAAACGGATACAGCCCGAAATCCCGCGATTCCGCAACCCGAACTCTCCATTTTTCTTTGGTCGGTGCAGCGAACCACGTATCTGAAGGTCTTCCGTTGGACACAGAAGGCTGTCCCCGGTGAAAGAGAAATCCTGAAACAACTTACTACCAATCTGAGAAGCCGGTTTGCCCAACAATATCCAGAACCACCGGCGATTGATTTGTCAAAGCAGTCTATTTTTGAAGCTTTGGCTCACGATTACCCGGAAACAGTCCGCTTCTTTCAAAAAATGCCGAACGGGGAATATGACCTGAATCGTGTCTATTGGTGGGAGAAACGTTGGCGCGAGAGCGTTCGCAATCCGAAGCAGCCAGCACAGGTTATCTTCCGAGGAGACGGGGACAGGGGGAATAAAAAGGGAGATGAAGCCTTTACTGATTCCTCAGTCCTCCCCCCTCAGTCCTCTTCCTACGACCTGATTTATGTAGGTGGTGCCTTGGGCGTCATCCACGCTGCTGTCATGGCTCAACTCGGCTACCGGGTTCTATTGCTGGAACGGCTACCTTTCGGGCGGATGAACCGGGAGTGGAATATTTCCCGCGATGAATTTCAAAGCTTGATTGATTTAGGCTTATTTACTCCGGGGGAGTTTGAAAGCCTGATTGCAGCCGAATATGTAGACGGATTTCACAAATTCTTCGATGCCAATAATCCACCCAAGCTAAAAGCACAGGTATTGCATACCCCAACGGTGCTGAATGTGGGATTGGACGCCGAGAAACTACTGCGTCTGTGTGGGGAAAAACTCACCAAAGCGGGCGGGGAAATTTGGGATGAGACGGAGTTTATCCGGGCGGATATTGAGCGATCGCAAGTTACTGTGCAAGCGAAACATCTGCCCAGCCAAGCTCAACGCCAAGCCAGCGGACGTCTGCTGGTAGATGCGATGGGAACCGCTTCGCCGATTGCATGGCAGTTGAATGGAGGCCGCACTTTTGATAGTGTTTGCCCAACCGTCGGAGCTGTGGTTGCTAGCGGGTTTGAGCCGGGAGTATGGGATTCCAAATACGGGGATGTACTGAACAGTCACGGCGATATTTCGCGGGGACGCCAGCTGATTTGGGAGTTATTCCCGGCTGAAGGTGAGGAAGTTACCTTCTACTTGTTCCACTATCATCAGGTGCATCCTGAGAATCCCGGCTCATTATTAGAAATGTATGAAGATTTTTTCAACATTTTGCCAGAGTATCGCCGCTGCGATATGGAGAAGCTGGTGTGGAAAAAGCCGACATTTGGGTATATTCCGGGTCACTTTAGTGTTGGAAGTGGCGATCGCACGGTCGCCTTCGATCGACTGATTGGCATTGGCGATGCTGCCTCTCTCCAATCTCCCCTCGTCTTTACCGGCTTCGGTTCCCTGGTTCGCAATCTCTCCCGTTTAACCAACCTTCTCGATACCGCTCTCAAACATGACTTGCTCCAAGCCCGCCATTTAAACCAGATTCGCGCTTATCAAAGTAACGTCTCCGTTACCTGGCTATTTTCTAAAGGCATGATGGTTCCCACCGGCACCTATTTACCGCCGCAGCGAATTAACTCGATGCTGAATACCTTTTTTGGGCTTTTGGCGACAGAACCCCCAGAGGTGGCAGACACGTTTATTAAAGACCGAGTGAATTGGCTAACCTTCAATCGGCTGGCGCTAAAAGCCGCTTGGATCAATCCAGCTTTACTGTTATGGATTTGGGAACTCGCTGGTGCGAAGGATATCCTGCGCTGGTTGGGCAGCTATTTCAGCTTTACACGCTATGCCCTTGTTGTTTGGTTGCTGGGAGGTTGGTTTCCGAGCGCTATCCGGCGTCTACAACCCTCGCTAGAAAAACGCTATCCCGCTTTGTGGTTGTGGCTGCTGACTCAAAGCTATGCCCTCACTGCTGGGATGCGGCGTCCTCAAAAGAACCGTCAACTTTCCCCACGGGAAGGGCAGAGGCAAAAGCCATCGGAGAGGGTCGCGATTAAAAATTAAAAATTAAAAAAGCAAAATTTAAAAGAACAATTTTAAATTTTGCTTTTTTAATTTTTAATGTCTATGCGCCAGTTTTTCTGGGAAACGTTGGCAATTCTATCGCCGCCAACGATTTCCGCCCTTTGGGGGGACGTGTCGGATAAAGCAGGGGTGAGGGCCAGTTGGGTTGGGAGAGGATGGGGTCAGGGCGCTGGGCTGGCACAGCAGCCGGAAATTCTCTCCGGGATACCGTTTCCGTTTCTTCCTCAGCAGTGACTCCAGCATCTTCTGATGAGACTTCTGGTTCAGAAGGCTCAAAGATGAACGAGGATGAAGAAGTTAATTCGACCTCTTCTGGAAAATACCTCGTGCCCGGTTCATCGTTCTCATCTGGATCGAAACTGACAGCCAGCAGCAGCTCTTCCAATTCGTTCTCAATTGCGATATTTTCCTGGGCAGAAGCGATCGCTAATTCATCGCTGAAATCTTCATTGCCAGAAATTTCCAGCTCAGAGGGCATCAGAAAATCATCCATAAGTGGATCGGAGTCTGAGTCTAGCATTCCCCATTGCCATATCTCCTCTTCATCGGTGGCTCCAAGGCTCTCAGAGGCAGGTATTTCTTCTAAAGGCTCCCATTCCGTCGAAACGAAGGAGGTAGCGTCTGTAATCGGTGAATAAGCCGGAGGCGGTACTGAAATCTCCCAATTTTCCTCACTCTGGGCGGGTTCTTCTTGGAATGCTGATTGTGCTGACCAAGGTTGAATCGGCGGCGCTTTGGGGAGGAGGGATTGGGAATCGTGGGCGCTTTTGAGATGGCGGCGCGCCCAGGTAGGAGAAGGTCTGGTATCTGAATTGATTTCAGTAGGGGGAGGCATTTCCAGACACTTTTCTAACGCCGACTTGAATTGCAGGGTTTGGCGCTGCTGGCGTTGCAACCGGGTGCGGAGTTCGCGGATTGTATTTTCGCTTTGCAACAGTGCGTGAGATTGTTCGTTATAGCGTTGCTGGGTGAAGGCACATTCCCGTTCTAGCTGGGCGATGCGTTCTTGGCTGTTTTCCAGCTGTTCTGTGACGGTTTCAATTAAGATTTGTTGGCGCTGGGCAGCTTGATGAGACGATTCTAGTTCTCGGAACATCCGGGTGACTTGTTCTTGCGTCCCGTTGAGTTCTTGGGTTGTAGAGGTGAGGATATTTTCTTGAGCTTGCGATCGCTGTCTTTGCAATTGCAACGCCTCCTGACAATCCCCCAGTGCCTTCTCTAAGTGATTCACTCGGCTGACTAAGTCCCGATTGCGCTGACGCAACTCAGCCATCAGTGGAAACAAATTTCCCGCCTCTACAGACGATGACTGCGGCTCAGACTTTTCCCGATGCACCCTATCCCCATCATCAGTTGTCTTTGCGGCACCCACCTCATCGTCCACTAGCGCGGGTGGGCGATGAACTAAGCTGACGACTTCTATTACTTCCAGGATCTCGTCCTGTGCGGGTGCTGTCTCCTGTACAAGATGAAGGTTAGAATCTGTTTCATCCTTTACAGGATCGTCTATGGGAGGATCGGTTGATTCGGGGAAGGACTGGGACTGGTTAGCTTCTTGGGGGGTGTCAGCTTCACTCATTGCTCTGATTTAAGAGAAGGTCATGGGTGCTTGAAATGGACTGGCTGTCGCTCGATCAATTCACAGCTTTAGAAAGCGCCTAGATTGCAATAATTCTAATTAAGATTATTCCACGACGCTCTCGGAGTCACTCTACCATTTTCAAATTTCGCATCGACGAGGAAATCGAACTCAAATTGCTTGAGATGCAACGTCTAGAAGAAGTTTATGCCTTGGTTGATTCTTGCCGCACCTCCCTTCGGGAATGGCTTCTTTCATCGAAAAGTCCTGAAGATACCAAGATTTTTCATTTAGGGTGTTGTGTCCCGACAGAGCTATTCTGGCGCTAAAGCGTCATTCAACAAATCCCGATGCATCAGTGCCCGATCAACTAAGGACTGTATTTGATGGGGTGACAGGGGGTCGCCGTTGACGTAGTGTTCTAACCAAGTTTGACTAATCAAGTTGGGGTCGTCAGGCAATTGAGTTAAGTCCCACCCCGGCAGATTGAGTTCTTCCATCAGCAAGCTAACTTTGGGGTCGTAGCTGAGGGCGAAACAGCGACATTCTTGTGCTGCCGCCATAATTAAGCTGTGGTAGCGCATCCCGATTGCCATTTCGACGCCCTGGAATAATCCTTTCAATTCTCTAGGGTCATTGAGAGAAAAGATATGGCTGGCACCTGGTAATTGCGGTTGAATAGACTGAGCGATCGCTAGATCCTGACTTGCTTGAAATGGCACCAGTAAAATGCAGGTCTGAGTGGCTTTTTGAAAGTCAATCAAGGCGTGAGTTAAGTTGGCAAGTCGCGCGGGAGTCAGTTGGGGATGCGATCGCAAGGTGACGGCGACTCTCGGTGCCGGTAAATCCCATAGTCCCTTTACTGGCTTCGCGTCTAACGCCCAAACCGGGTCTGGGGCTTGGATATAGGGGATTTTCCAATTCATCAGCAGGGCAGCAGAGGCGCGATCGCGCACGCTGACGGCTTGGCAACCTGCGATCGCTTTTCGCGCAATCCAGCGAGTCAAATTGCGGTTCAAGGGGCCAATTCCCTGCGCCCAGGCAATGGTTTTCAATCCCCGCTTCTGGGCTAATCCCATCAATCCCCCGTAGTAGAGGGGACTTAGGGCACTGGTAGCATCTTGTATCAGACTCCCGCCCCCCCAGATGAAAACATCCGATTTGCGGAGTGCTTGCTGCACTGGTAAGAAAGCCTTGCGCGAACAACTTTCTACGCCATAGCGATCGCGCGTCTTTTTGGGATTCCCAGAAAGCACAATCGGCGTCACATCAGCTGGTAACATTTGCAGCAACGATGCCAGCAATGCTTCATCGCCTGCATTGCCCTGCCCATAATATCCACACAAAACCGCTCGAATCTGTCCCATGCTCAAACTTTACCAGCAAAGCCGAGCGGTACTATAAGAAAAAGAGTGATGAGTTTTGAATTTTGTTAGCGAAGCGATGCCTAGCACGGGTTGAGTTAAGACTTCTAATTCAAAACTTCAACCTTAACCCTCAAAAACTTCTTTATGCACGCACTCTCAATTCCTACCTGGATTATTCACGTTTCCAGCGTCATCGAGTGGATTGCCGCTATTTGGTTGATCTGGATCTACGGCGAAGTAACTCGCAATCGGGCTTGGTGGGGATTATCCTTTGCCATGCTACCGGCATTAGTCAGCGCCATGTGTGCCTGCACTTGGCACTATTTTGACAACCCAGAATCCTTAGAATGGCTGGTGACGCTTCAGGCGGCGATGACTTTGCTGGGTAACTTCACCCTTTTAGCGGCTGCTTGGTGGATTTGGCGTTCATCACCCGCTGCCAATCAAAAAGACGATGCGCCAATTATCTCTCCAAAGTCACGGTAATGTCTAAAGAAACCCTTTTTGCACTCTCTCTATTCCCCTATTTAGGCTTTCTTTGGTTTCTGACTCGAAGTGGGCAGATGCCGCGTTTAGCTTTAATTGGTTTCTACATGACGTTAGTTTTCGTGGGGGTCACGATTCCGGCTGGAATTTATGCCCAAGTTGGCTATGAGGAGTCCTTAGCAAATGTCGATTGGCTGCACGGGGGCGCAGAGGTTTTTCTGACGCTTTCTAATATTCTGATTGTGCTGGGATTTCGACAAGCGGTGATTCAAAAAAAGGCAAGTCTTTAAGTCAGGGAAACTTCACGCTTTCTGCCCTTGAGAAGATAAGTTTGCATTTCCCCTTTGCCTTTGACCTGAATCGAGCCTCTTTGCTCTAACGCATATCGACTCTGTAAGTATTCGTAAGTTGTAGCCGTTACTTGAATTTCACCGGGCAACCCGTGAGATTCCATCCGGCTAGCAATGTTCACGGTATCTCCCCAAAGGTCATAAATGAACTTTTTAGTGCCAATGACTCCAGCAACGACTGGGCCAGTATTAATCCCAATGCGGATGCTGAGTGCTTGGTTATGCTTGGCGTTGAATTGGGCAATTTCTTGTTGCATATCGATTGCCATTTGGGCGATCGCTTCTGCATGGTCGGGTCGGGGTTCGGGAAGACCTCCTACTACCATGTAGGCATCGCCAATTGTCTTAATTTTCTCCAAGTTATGCTGTTCGGTGAGGCGATCGAACCCAGAGAAGATTTCGTTCAGCAACCAGACAAGTTCTTTGGGTGATATTTTTTCTGAAAGCTGAGTAAAATTAACCAAATCAGCAAATAAAATCGTGACTTCGGCAAATCCATCGGCAATGTTACTTTGCCCATCTTTGAGCTGTCTAGCAATCGGCTCTGGCAAGATATTCAGGAGCAGGTTTTCAGACTTTTCCTGTTCCACCGTCAGTTCCTGATTTGCCTCCTGTAATTGCATCGTGCGTTCAATGACGCGCAACTCTAGCTCCTTGGAAGTTTGACGCAGTCTACCAATCACGAGGGCAATTCCTAATAGCCCTAGTAGAGACAGTAGCGCTAACATTACGAAAGTTCCTTGCAGTCCTGTTTGAGTCTTTGCCATGAACTCATCCAGCGGACTAGAGATTTCCAAAACTCCTCGAACATCCCCCACTTTCCAGTCTTTTTTGGGACTATCAACGTGGGTATTGTGGCAAGCAACGCAGCTAGCCTTCATGAGATCGGCTTGTGCATATCGCAATGACAAACGCCCTTGAAACTTCTCTAAACGAACAAAGGGTCGATCGGGATGTTGCCTCAAGGCGCGAAGCGCTTCCCACTCAAAATTGTCTCTGGGGCCGCCTGTCGCTTGCCGCTGG
Above is a window of Coleofasciculus sp. FACHB-1120 DNA encoding:
- a CDS encoding flavin-dependent dehydrogenase: MREILYLEVPTPDIVAVRTWLQQEYNPAAGEKLLTPDGIRLQFSDPGSLRKTDTARNPAIPQPELSIFLWSVQRTTYLKVFRWTQKAVPGEREILKQLTTNLRSRFAQQYPEPPAIDLSKQSIFEALAHDYPETVRFFQKMPNGEYDLNRVYWWEKRWRESVRNPKQPAQVIFRGDGDRGNKKGDEAFTDSSVLPPQSSSYDLIYVGGALGVIHAAVMAQLGYRVLLLERLPFGRMNREWNISRDEFQSLIDLGLFTPGEFESLIAAEYVDGFHKFFDANNPPKLKAQVLHTPTVLNVGLDAEKLLRLCGEKLTKAGGEIWDETEFIRADIERSQVTVQAKHLPSQAQRQASGRLLVDAMGTASPIAWQLNGGRTFDSVCPTVGAVVASGFEPGVWDSKYGDVLNSHGDISRGRQLIWELFPAEGEEVTFYLFHYHQVHPENPGSLLEMYEDFFNILPEYRRCDMEKLVWKKPTFGYIPGHFSVGSGDRTVAFDRLIGIGDAASLQSPLVFTGFGSLVRNLSRLTNLLDTALKHDLLQARHLNQIRAYQSNVSVTWLFSKGMMVPTGTYLPPQRINSMLNTFFGLLATEPPEVADTFIKDRVNWLTFNRLALKAAWINPALLLWIWELAGAKDILRWLGSYFSFTRYALVVWLLGGWFPSAIRRLQPSLEKRYPALWLWLLTQSYALTAGMRRPQKNRQLSPREGQRQKPSERVAIKN
- a CDS encoding phosphatase PAP2 family protein; this translates as MREIAKRVISALPQWWRSHILPLLFTIPAAGLFVAALGLWGFAQIADEVLDKETQAIDTAILVAIRSLHAPLLDRLMLGFTFVGEPTVLLVICLGFGIWLYRGGRRGQAITLAIAGVGAVGLNYLLKVVFGRARPALWDRVIDVGQYSFPSGHAMISMVVYGALGYLLVKQLGRWHIAIATGTLLLVTGIGLSRLYLGVHWPTDVVAGYAAGIVWLMTCILSLEIWQEYYKPALQKTPVPNEEESNITNRR
- the csaB gene encoding polysaccharide pyruvyl transferase CsaB, which produces MGQIRAVLCGYYGQGNAGDEALLASLLQMLPADVTPIVLSGNPKKTRDRYGVESCSRKAFLPVQQALRKSDVFIWGGGSLIQDATSALSPLYYGGLMGLAQKRGLKTIAWAQGIGPLNRNLTRWIARKAIAGCQAVSVRDRASAALLMNWKIPYIQAPDPVWALDAKPVKGLWDLPAPRVAVTLRSHPQLTPARLANLTHALIDFQKATQTCILLVPFQASQDLAIAQSIQPQLPGASHIFSLNDPRELKGLFQGVEMAIGMRYHSLIMAAAQECRCFALSYDPKVSLLMEELNLPGWDLTQLPDDPNLISQTWLEHYVNGDPLSPHQIQSLVDRALMHRDLLNDALAPE
- a CDS encoding DUF2499 domain-containing protein, with amino-acid sequence MHALSIPTWIIHVSSVIEWIAAIWLIWIYGEVTRNRAWWGLSFAMLPALVSAMCACTWHYFDNPESLEWLVTLQAAMTLLGNFTLLAAAWWIWRSSPAANQKDDAPIISPKSR
- a CDS encoding glutathione peroxidase, which codes for MSSKVSDIAVKTINGEDKQLSEYGGNVLLIVNVASQCGYTPQYKGLEQLNQKYQDRGLRVLGFPCNDFGAQEPGSNEEIMNFCTTNYGVSFEMFDKVHAKGQEQHPLYARLTSAVQPTGNVSWNFEKFLISKQGEVVARFNSSIKPDSPELIAAIERELAQ
- a CDS encoding adenylate/guanylate cyclase domain-containing protein — its product is MNLQGSPGDRRTIRQLIAKSLAKIIQLLNKQTILVLTLLLCAGIAGALWNMSHLSSNLIQSQALQNAALYAQAIEEARTLYSSEIIPRIEAVPEITITDNYATQEKAIPVPATFLIELSQRLAQKNPGMSVRLYSEYPFRQRQATGGPRDNFEWEALRALRQHPDRPFVRLEKFQGRLSLRYAQADLMKASCVACHNTHVDSPKKDWKVGDVRGVLEISSPLDEFMAKTQTGLQGTFVMLALLSLLGLLGIALVIGRLRQTSKELELRVIERTMQLQEANQELTVEQEKSENLLLNILPEPIARQLKDGQSNIADGFAEVTILFADLVNFTQLSEKISPKELVWLLNEIFSGFDRLTEQHNLEKIKTIGDAYMVVGGLPEPRPDHAEAIAQMAIDMQQEIAQFNAKHNQALSIRIGINTGPVVAGVIGTKKFIYDLWGDTVNIASRMESHGLPGEIQVTATTYEYLQSRYALEQRGSIQVKGKGEMQTYLLKGRKREVSLT
- a CDS encoding DUF3593 domain-containing protein yields the protein MSKETLFALSLFPYLGFLWFLTRSGQMPRLALIGFYMTLVFVGVTIPAGIYAQVGYEESLANVDWLHGGAEVFLTLSNILIVLGFRQAVIQKKASL